A genomic window from Acinetobacter lwoffii includes:
- the fusA gene encoding elongation factor G → MARQTPISRYRNIGISAHIDAGKTTTTERILFYTGVSHKIGEVHDGAATMDWMEQEQERGITITSAATTTFWSGMSKQFPEHRINVIDTPGHVDFTIEVERSMRVLDGACMVYCAVGGVQPQSETVWRQANKYQVPRLAFVNKMDRTGANFFRVVEQMKTRLGASPVPVVIPVGAEENFQGVIDLIEMKAIIWDEASQGMKFEYGEIPAELQETAEEWRTNMVEAAAEASEELMDEYLNNGDLTKEQIVAGLRVQTLACQIQPMLCGTAFKNKGVQRMLDAVIEFLPSPTEVKAIEGVLDDKAETKAIREASDEAPFSALAFKIMNDKFVGNLTFVRVYSGVLKQGDSVYNPVKSKRERIGRIVQMHANDRQDVEEIRAGDIAACVGLKDVTTGDTLCDEKNVITLERMEFPEPVIALAVEPKTKADQEKMSIALGRLAKEDPSFRVRTDEESGQTIIAGMGELHLDIIVDRMKREFGVEANIGKPMVSYRETIKKSVEQEGKFVRQTGGKGKFGHVYVRLEPMDADAGKDYEFVEEVVGGVVPKEFFGAVDKGIQERMKNGVLAGYPVVGIKATLFDGSYHDVDSDELSFKMAGSYAFRDGFMKADPVLLEPIMKVEVETPEDYMGDIMGDLNRRRGMVQGMDDLPGGTKAIKAEVPLAEMFGYATQMRSMSQGRATYSMEFAKYAETPRNVAEGIISKFQSGGKKGDDE, encoded by the coding sequence ATGGCACGTCAAACCCCAATTTCTCGTTATCGTAACATTGGTATTTCTGCGCACATTGATGCGGGTAAAACCACAACTACAGAACGTATTCTGTTCTACACAGGTGTATCTCACAAAATTGGTGAAGTACACGATGGTGCAGCAACAATGGACTGGATGGAGCAAGAGCAAGAACGTGGTATTACCATTACTTCTGCTGCTACGACTACATTCTGGTCAGGTATGTCTAAACAGTTCCCTGAACACCGTATCAACGTAATTGATACACCGGGACACGTTGACTTCACAATTGAAGTTGAACGTTCTATGCGTGTTCTTGATGGTGCGTGTATGGTTTACTGTGCTGTAGGTGGTGTACAACCTCAGTCTGAAACTGTATGGCGTCAAGCGAACAAATACCAAGTGCCTCGTTTAGCATTCGTGAACAAGATGGACCGTACTGGTGCCAACTTCTTCCGTGTTGTTGAACAAATGAAAACACGTTTAGGTGCATCTCCAGTACCTGTAGTAATCCCTGTTGGCGCTGAAGAAAACTTCCAAGGCGTAATCGACTTGATCGAAATGAAAGCGATCATTTGGGACGAAGCTTCACAAGGTATGAAGTTTGAATACGGTGAAATCCCGGCTGAACTTCAAGAAACTGCTGAAGAATGGCGTACAAACATGGTTGAAGCTGCTGCTGAAGCTTCTGAAGAGTTAATGGATGAATACCTGAACAATGGCGATTTGACTAAAGAACAAATCGTTGCTGGTCTACGTGTCCAAACTTTGGCTTGTCAAATTCAACCAATGCTTTGTGGTACAGCATTCAAAAACAAAGGTGTTCAACGTATGTTGGACGCAGTAATTGAATTCTTACCGTCGCCTACAGAAGTTAAAGCGATTGAAGGTGTTCTTGACGATAAGGCTGAAACTAAAGCGATTCGTGAAGCATCTGACGAAGCTCCGTTCTCTGCACTTGCGTTCAAAATCATGAACGACAAATTCGTAGGTAACTTAACTTTCGTACGTGTTTACTCTGGTGTTCTTAAACAAGGTGATTCTGTTTATAACCCAGTTAAATCTAAACGTGAACGTATCGGCCGTATCGTGCAAATGCACGCGAACGATCGTCAAGACGTTGAAGAAATTCGTGCGGGTGATATCGCTGCGTGTGTAGGTCTTAAAGACGTAACTACAGGTGATACACTTTGTGATGAGAAAAATGTCATCACACTTGAGCGTATGGAATTCCCAGAGCCAGTAATTGCATTGGCTGTTGAACCAAAAACTAAAGCTGACCAAGAAAAAATGTCAATTGCTTTAGGTCGTTTGGCTAAGGAAGATCCATCATTCCGCGTTCGTACTGATGAAGAGTCAGGTCAAACAATCATCGCTGGTATGGGTGAACTTCACCTTGACATTATTGTTGACCGTATGAAGCGTGAATTCGGTGTTGAAGCAAACATTGGTAAACCAATGGTTTCTTACCGTGAAACGATCAAAAAGTCAGTTGAGCAAGAAGGTAAATTCGTTCGTCAAACTGGTGGTAAAGGTAAATTTGGTCACGTATACGTACGTTTAGAGCCAATGGATGCTGATGCTGGTAAAGACTACGAGTTCGTTGAAGAAGTTGTTGGTGGTGTAGTTCCTAAAGAATTCTTCGGTGCTGTGGATAAAGGTATCCAAGAGCGTATGAAGAATGGTGTCCTTGCTGGTTACCCAGTAGTTGGCATTAAAGCTACATTGTTTGACGGTTCTTACCATGATGTCGATTCGGACGAATTATCGTTCAAGATGGCTGGTTCTTATGCCTTCCGTGACGGTTTCATGAAAGCAGATCCTGTTCTTCTTGAACCTATCATGAAAGTTGAAGTAGAAACTCCAGAAGACTACATGGGCGATATCATGGGTGACTTAAACCGTCGTCGTGGTATGGTTCAAGGTATGGATGACTTGCCTGGTGGTACTAAAGCAATTAAAGCTGAGGTTCCACTTGCTGAGATGTTTGGTTACGCGACTCAAATGCGTTCTATGTCTCAAGGCCGTGCAACATACTCTATGGAATTTGCTAAATATGCTGAAACTCCACGTAACGTGGCTGAAGGCATCATTTCTAAATTCCAGTCTGGCGGTAAAAAAGGTGACGACGAGTAA
- a CDS encoding RidA family protein yields MTQDNTAIQRLNSNQIMSAVTIHHQTVYLSGQVPNSTDLDVRGQTLEVFAKIEELLALANTDKSQLLSAQLFVKHLDDFQTVNQLWVEWLQGHGTPARATIQADLVNPDWLIEIAVIAAQA; encoded by the coding sequence ATGACACAGGACAATACAGCCATTCAGCGACTCAACAGCAATCAAATCATGAGTGCGGTGACGATTCATCATCAAACTGTGTATCTATCAGGTCAGGTGCCAAATAGCACGGATCTGGATGTACGCGGCCAAACACTGGAAGTCTTTGCAAAAATTGAAGAATTGCTTGCACTGGCAAATACCGATAAAAGCCAGCTGCTTTCTGCACAATTATTTGTCAAGCATCTGGATGATTTTCAAACCGTGAATCAGCTTTGGGTGGAATGGTTACAAGGACATGGTACGCCGGCACGTGCTACGATTCAGGCAGATTTGGTCAATCCGGACTGGCTGATTGAAATTGCAGTCATTGCAGCTCAAGCTTAA
- the rpsL gene encoding 30S ribosomal protein S12, producing the protein MATTNQLIRKGRTTLVEKSKVPALKACPQRRGVCTRVYTTTPKKPNSAMRKVCRVRLTSGFEVSSYIGGEGHNLQEHSVVLIRGGRVKDLPGVRYHTVRGSLDCAGVKDRNQSRSKYGTKRPKK; encoded by the coding sequence ATGGCAACAACAAATCAGTTGATCCGCAAGGGTCGTACGACTTTAGTTGAAAAATCTAAAGTTCCTGCGTTGAAGGCTTGTCCACAGCGCCGTGGTGTTTGTACACGTGTTTACACAACTACACCTAAAAAACCTAACTCAGCAATGCGTAAAGTTTGCCGTGTTCGCTTAACTTCAGGTTTCGAAGTTTCTAGCTACATCGGTGGTGAAGGCCATAACCTACAAGAGCACAGTGTTGTTCTTATCCGTGGTGGTCGTGTTAAAGACTTACCAGGTGTACGTTACCATACCGTTCGTGGTTCTTTAGACTGTGCTGGTGTTAAAGATCGTAACCAGTCTCGTTCTAAATACGGTACTAAACGTCCTAAGAAATAA
- the rpsG gene encoding 30S ribosomal protein S7, with protein sequence MPRRRVVAAREILPDPKFSSQTIAKFMNHVMQDGKKSIAESIVYGALDRVQEKSKVDPVEFFETTLEKVRPMVEVKARRVGGATYQVPMEVRPSRRTALAMRWLVDAAAKRSEKTMALRLAGELLDASEGKGAAVKKREDVHRMAEANKAFSHYRF encoded by the coding sequence ATGCCAAGACGTCGCGTAGTCGCTGCTCGTGAAATCCTTCCGGATCCTAAGTTCAGCAGCCAAACAATCGCTAAATTCATGAACCACGTAATGCAAGATGGTAAAAAATCTATTGCTGAAAGTATCGTTTACGGTGCTTTAGACCGCGTTCAAGAAAAATCTAAAGTAGACCCAGTTGAATTTTTCGAGACTACTCTTGAAAAAGTTCGTCCTATGGTCGAAGTAAAAGCACGCCGTGTTGGTGGTGCTACATACCAAGTTCCTATGGAAGTACGCCCATCCCGTCGTACTGCTCTAGCGATGCGTTGGTTAGTAGATGCTGCTGCTAAGCGTTCTGAAAAAACTATGGCTTTACGTCTTGCTGGCGAGTTGCTTGATGCATCTGAAGGCAAAGGCGCTGCGGTTAAGAAACGTGAAGATGTGCACCGTATGGCTGAAGCCAACAAAGCATTCTCTCACTACCGTTTCTAA
- a CDS encoding amino acid permease has translation MKTTPGTEDVKSSPHELQRKLSNRHLQLIAIGGCIGTGLFMGSGKTISLAGPSILIIYMIIGGMFFFLMRALGEMLLSNLHYKSFIDMAHDLIGPGAGYYIGWSYWLGWVLVGIADLAAIINYLSFWLPEGMAFTPMGQAMISIGCVLFILAINLVTVKLFGEIEFWFALIKILAILGLIFVGGYMVFSGFQAPSGAVASFSNVWAHGGLFPKGFTGFLAGFQIAMFAFVGVELLGTMAAETKDPEKNLPKAVNAIPTRIILFYVLSLLMIMSVTPWHLIPADQSPFVSLFLYAGIPTSAIIMNLVVLSSVMSSMNSGVFSTSRMLFGLARDGQAPQALARLSSRAVPATGLFFSCAFIMLGAAFQYFVPNTMEAFTLASSLCVILFISIWSIIMVCYIRYRKQQPQKHVASTFKMPGGVWMSYVVLAFLLFALIILSLEPDTLKALMISPLWLIILAVTYRLLYKPRMRQRGNP, from the coding sequence ATGAAAACCACCCCGGGCACAGAAGACGTAAAATCGTCGCCGCATGAGTTGCAACGAAAACTCTCTAACCGACATTTGCAGTTAATCGCCATTGGTGGCTGTATCGGTACTGGCCTGTTTATGGGATCGGGAAAAACCATCTCCCTGGCAGGCCCTTCAATTTTGATCATTTATATGATCATTGGTGGCATGTTCTTCTTTCTGATGCGTGCGTTGGGTGAAATGCTGTTGTCCAATCTGCATTACAAATCTTTTATTGATATGGCCCATGACCTGATCGGGCCGGGTGCTGGCTATTATATTGGCTGGTCGTACTGGCTGGGTTGGGTGCTGGTAGGGATTGCCGATCTCGCGGCGATTATTAACTATTTGAGTTTCTGGCTGCCCGAAGGCATGGCCTTTACCCCGATGGGGCAGGCGATGATTAGTATTGGCTGTGTGCTGTTTATTCTCGCGATTAACCTAGTCACGGTCAAACTGTTTGGTGAGATTGAATTCTGGTTCGCACTAATCAAGATTTTAGCCATTCTTGGTTTGATCTTTGTCGGTGGTTATATGGTGTTTAGCGGTTTTCAGGCACCGAGTGGCGCCGTCGCCAGTTTTAGTAATGTCTGGGCGCATGGTGGCTTATTTCCCAAAGGCTTTACTGGTTTTCTGGCAGGCTTCCAGATTGCCATGTTTGCCTTTGTCGGGGTGGAACTGCTCGGTACGATGGCGGCAGAAACCAAAGATCCGGAAAAGAATTTACCCAAAGCGGTCAACGCCATTCCTACGCGGATCATTCTGTTCTATGTATTGTCATTGCTGATGATCATGTCAGTTACACCATGGCATTTGATTCCTGCGGATCAAAGTCCATTTGTGAGTTTGTTCCTGTATGCCGGTATTCCAACTTCAGCCATTATCATGAACCTGGTGGTATTGTCGTCAGTGATGTCCTCTATGAACAGTGGGGTATTCTCGACCAGTCGTATGTTGTTTGGTTTGGCACGTGATGGACAGGCGCCTCAAGCTTTAGCGCGGTTATCTAGTCGGGCAGTACCAGCCACAGGGTTATTTTTCTCCTGTGCTTTTATTATGTTGGGGGCAGCATTTCAGTATTTTGTACCAAACACCATGGAAGCTTTTACTCTGGCAAGTTCGCTGTGTGTGATCCTGTTTATTAGTATCTGGAGCATCATCATGGTGTGCTACATCCGTTACCGTAAGCAGCAACCGCAAAAACATGTGGCTTCGACCTTTAAAATGCCGGGTGGGGTATGGATGTCTTATGTGGTATTAGCATTCTTGTTGTTCGCCTTGATTATTCTAAGCTTGGAACCTGATACTCTAAAAGCTCTGATGATCAGTCCTTTATGGTTGATTATTCTGGCAGTGACCTATCGTTTGCTGTATAAGCCGCGTATGCGTCAGCGTGGTAATCCTTAA
- a CDS encoding CopD family protein — MDAPSDAFLWVKALHIIAVVCWFAALFYLPRLYVYHAMSEDAVSHQRFEVMERKLYRGIMWPAMLATLITAHFLVDWGDATRHYHEALWFYLKVGLVGLLVIYHLVCGYYRKKLIGNAHYKSHKFWRYFNEMPTLILFAVVILVVVKPTF; from the coding sequence ATGGATGCTCCTTCTGATGCTTTCTTGTGGGTAAAAGCATTACATATTATTGCAGTAGTTTGCTGGTTCGCGGCTTTGTTCTACTTGCCACGGCTGTATGTTTACCATGCCATGAGCGAAGATGCCGTCAGTCATCAACGCTTTGAAGTCATGGAACGTAAGCTGTACCGTGGCATCATGTGGCCAGCCATGTTGGCTACCTTGATTACGGCGCACTTTTTGGTGGATTGGGGTGATGCAACGCGTCACTATCATGAAGCCTTATGGTTTTACCTTAAAGTCGGCCTGGTCGGCTTATTGGTGATTTACCATCTGGTGTGTGGTTATTACCGCAAGAAGCTGATTGGTAATGCACACTACAAGTCACACAAGTTTTGGCGTTATTTTAATGAGATGCCAACCCTGATCTTATTTGCAGTGGTGATTTTAGTCGTGGTTAAACCTACTTTCTAA
- a CDS encoding beta-ketoacyl synthase N-terminal-like domain-containing protein, with the protein MKRVVITGMGINSCIGNTLEDVNHSLQNGISGTRFNPTYAELNFKSHVSAAAEQDFDGIDRKLKRFMGVCAMYAYNSALAAVEHAGLKVEDLAGNPRYGIAGGSGGGSTASVIEMNELLQTKGARKIGPFFVPRNMTNTITANVGVAFKLQGVAHTITSACATSADAIGYAYNLIQLGKQDLMLAGGGEEDHWSQSLLFDAMGALCSKYNDSPETASRPYSADRDGFVIAGGGGFVILESLEHAQARGANILAEVVGYAANSDGADMVAPSGEGATRCVLMALEEAKQHGVDKIDYVNTHGTSTPAGDITELKAMERAFGEGQVPPLSSTKSMTGHSLGAAGVQEAIYSVLMMQNDFIAPNINVTELDEGAKPFDIVLEKRDAKLNTVMSNSFGFGGVNACLIFKKWEG; encoded by the coding sequence ATGAAACGTGTTGTCATCACTGGCATGGGTATTAACTCGTGTATTGGTAATACATTAGAGGATGTAAACCATTCTTTACAAAACGGGATTTCAGGAACACGTTTTAATCCGACTTATGCTGAACTCAATTTCAAAAGTCATGTCAGTGCTGCAGCCGAGCAGGATTTCGATGGGATCGACCGCAAACTGAAACGCTTTATGGGTGTATGTGCGATGTATGCGTACAACTCAGCTCTTGCTGCAGTTGAACATGCAGGTTTAAAGGTTGAAGATCTAGCTGGCAACCCACGCTATGGTATCGCGGGTGGTTCAGGTGGCGGTTCAACTGCTTCTGTTATTGAAATGAACGAATTATTGCAAACCAAAGGTGCGCGTAAAATCGGTCCTTTCTTTGTACCACGTAATATGACTAACACCATTACGGCTAACGTTGGCGTTGCATTCAAATTACAAGGCGTGGCGCATACCATTACCAGTGCATGTGCAACCTCTGCCGATGCCATCGGTTATGCCTACAACCTGATTCAACTCGGTAAACAAGATTTAATGCTGGCAGGTGGCGGTGAAGAAGATCACTGGTCACAAAGCTTGTTGTTTGATGCGATGGGCGCACTTTGCTCTAAATACAATGACAGCCCTGAAACAGCATCACGCCCTTATTCTGCAGACCGTGACGGTTTCGTGATTGCCGGTGGTGGTGGTTTCGTGATTCTTGAGTCTTTGGAACATGCGCAAGCGCGTGGTGCCAACATTCTTGCCGAAGTCGTAGGCTATGCAGCCAACTCGGATGGTGCCGACATGGTTGCACCATCTGGTGAAGGTGCAACGCGTTGCGTACTAATGGCTTTAGAAGAAGCAAAACAACACGGTGTCGATAAAATTGACTATGTAAATACGCATGGTACTTCTACTCCAGCAGGTGACATCACAGAACTTAAAGCAATGGAACGTGCTTTTGGTGAAGGTCAGGTTCCTCCACTCAGCTCAACCAAGTCAATGACAGGTCACAGTCTTGGTGCTGCTGGTGTTCAAGAAGCGATTTATTCAGTTCTGATGATGCAGAATGACTTTATTGCTCCAAACATCAACGTGACCGAGCTGGATGAAGGCGCGAAACCGTTTGATATCGTGCTTGAAAAACGTGACGCAAAATTGAATACTGTCATGAGTAACAGTTTCGGTTTCGGCGGCGTAAATGCTTGTCTCATTTTCAAAAAATGGGAAGGCTAA
- a CDS encoding EcsC family protein has product MVNANNKQSNGLISNAFGVAKKFSSTGLDLLNHVAPDSVTKALKPSSSDQVIDGSAKTKSAFSAKKYDNPQQMLREHLPNVSRQLLGRRFNTVNNVAHFVSPDLTEKVSNYFYDRLNQFSNQTSSVDAILNEAGAKDLEELTQDVDRSKRISQALGEQNKWIATVQGAVSGASGMLGTAIDIPASLLMALRTIYQVGRSYGFDLSKEDDQEIVQHIFRQIDLSLIAEKQTLLLGLKALSNTLKTHDISQLQAMLGSDNDVSAIKQWLSRHEGEAKWEWINHLPKISILERLTKLTPLASAGIGAVYSHRFVEDVNQKAQEAFSHARQYLIQHQDSQLSPYAAYEKAVSLLQQATPKLLNGASHEVEPAKDNLIMDKDIAIEGNNTITQVKLVKKEQNDLSSEEAEVKKDEKVSEGLEALNDELVEPAADKQSQQPALTKTSFDPEIEAELHPEAADEAEAATETSQQGAEDQENSETESEAQDVSKKAGKNSKK; this is encoded by the coding sequence ATGGTAAATGCTAATAATAAACAATCTAATGGTCTGATTTCGAATGCCTTTGGAGTGGCGAAAAAGTTCAGTTCAACTGGATTGGATTTATTGAATCATGTTGCGCCGGATTCGGTGACTAAAGCGCTGAAGCCTTCCAGCTCCGATCAGGTGATTGACGGTTCGGCGAAGACGAAAAGCGCTTTTTCAGCTAAAAAATATGACAATCCTCAGCAAATGCTTCGCGAGCATCTTCCAAATGTCTCTCGTCAACTTCTCGGGCGCCGCTTTAATACCGTGAATAATGTCGCGCATTTTGTTTCTCCCGATCTGACCGAAAAAGTGTCTAACTACTTTTATGACCGTCTCAATCAATTCAGTAATCAAACCAGTTCAGTTGATGCCATTCTGAATGAGGCAGGAGCGAAAGATTTAGAGGAATTGACTCAGGACGTCGATCGATCCAAGCGAATTTCACAGGCTTTGGGTGAACAAAACAAATGGATTGCAACGGTGCAGGGTGCAGTGAGTGGTGCTTCAGGGATGCTTGGCACCGCGATTGATATTCCCGCTTCTTTACTGATGGCGTTGCGTACCATTTATCAAGTCGGTCGCTCTTATGGTTTTGACCTGAGCAAAGAAGATGATCAGGAAATCGTCCAGCATATCTTTAGACAGATCGACCTGAGCCTGATTGCAGAAAAGCAAACCTTGTTATTGGGTTTAAAAGCGTTAAGTAATACCCTTAAAACTCATGATATCTCCCAGCTACAAGCCATGCTAGGTTCTGATAATGATGTCAGCGCTATCAAACAATGGCTAAGTCGTCATGAGGGAGAGGCTAAATGGGAATGGATAAATCATCTGCCAAAAATTTCGATTCTGGAGCGATTAACCAAACTGACGCCTCTGGCGAGTGCTGGTATTGGTGCTGTATATAGTCATCGTTTTGTCGAGGATGTAAATCAGAAAGCTCAGGAAGCATTCTCGCATGCACGCCAATACCTGATTCAGCATCAGGATTCGCAATTGTCTCCTTATGCTGCTTATGAAAAAGCAGTTAGTTTGTTGCAACAGGCAACTCCGAAACTCTTAAATGGTGCCTCTCACGAAGTTGAGCCTGCGAAAGATAATCTGATCATGGATAAAGATATTGCGATTGAAGGCAATAACACGATTACCCAAGTCAAGCTGGTCAAAAAAGAGCAGAATGATCTAAGCTCTGAAGAAGCAGAAGTGAAGAAAGATGAAAAAGTGAGTGAAGGGCTGGAGGCGCTCAACGATGAGTTGGTTGAACCCGCGGCAGACAAGCAGTCGCAACAACCGGCTTTAACCAAAACTTCATTTGACCCGGAAATCGAAGCTGAACTGCATCCAGAAGCTGCTGACGAGGCAGAAGCTGCTACAGAGACTTCACAGCAGGGTGCAGAGGATCAAGAAAATTCGGAAACTGAATCTGAAGCTCAAGACGTGAGCAAAAAAGCCGGTAAAAATTCAAAAAAATAA